One window from the genome of Nicotiana tomentosiformis chromosome 5, ASM39032v3, whole genome shotgun sequence encodes:
- the LOC104096645 gene encoding regulator of nonsense transcripts UPF2: MEHPEDERRVGVEHLEKHEDEEAVARHEEYKKSVEAKRALRQINLNPERPDTGFLRTLDSSIKRNTAVIKKLKQINEEQREGLMEELRGVNLSKFVSEAVTAICDAKLRSTDIQAAVQICSLLHQRYKDFSPSLVQGLVKVFFPGKATEDVDADKNARAMKKRSTLKLLLELYFVGVVDDTGIFVNIVKDLTNVEHLKDRDSTQTNLSLLASFARQGRYLLGLPLSGQDILEEFFKALNVTTDQKRLFRKAFQTYYDAAIELLQSEHASLRQMEHENAKTLSAKGELNEENASAYEKQRKAYDQLYRGISGLAEALDMQPPVMPEDGHTTRVTSGDDASSPGASKDSSVLEALWDDEDTRAFYECLPDLRAFVPAVLLGEAEPKSSEQPLKAQEHSIDSASEADEAQTSAVETAEGAVDAGAVQEDRNDKGRDKDEKDKEKTKDKDEKDKETDKEKAKEKEAERKGEGDKEKARGVEGANLDGLLQRLPSCVSRDLIDQLTVEFCYLNSKSNRKKLVRALFNVPRTSLELLPYYSRMVATLSTCMKDVSSMLLQLLEEEFSFLINKKDQMNIETKIRNIRFIGELCKFRMAPPGLVFSCLKACLDEFSHHNIDVACNLLETCGRFLYRSPETAIRMANMLEILMRLKNVKNLDPRHITLVENAYYLCKPPERSARVSKVRPPLHQYIRKLLFSDLDKSSIEHVLRQLRKLPWSECEAYLLKCFMKVHRGKYGQIHLIASLTAGLSCYHDDFAVAVVDEVLEEIRVGLELNDFGMQQRRIAHMRFLGELYNYKLVDSSVIFDTLYLILVFGHETSEQDVLDPPEDCFRIRMVITLLETCGHYFDRGSSKRKLDRFLIHFQRYILNKGVLPLDIEFDLQDLFAELRPNMTRYASIEEVNAALVDLEEHERIVNVEKANNEKHSDSEKIPSRTTSGMSVNGKSLANGIEENGLHEEIMETESDSENGTIEHVGHDDDEETDDGNRDERGDTEDESDDGDGPGSDEDEVHVRSKVAGADPLEEAEFERELRALMQESLDSRKLELRGRPTLNMMIPMNIFEGPSKDHRGVEGESGDETLDEGAGGSKEVPVKVLVKRGSKQQTKKMLIPRDCSLIQSTKQKEAAELEEKQDIKRLVLEYNDREEEELNGLGNQPPSWTQNSGSRVAHRGNAWDAPGRGSGSRHRYLYHSGGGLYYGRRR, encoded by the exons ATGGAACATCCTGAGGATGAACGTCGTGTTGGAGTGGAACACCTGGAGAAACATGAAGATGAG GAAGCTGTGGCTCGTCACGAGGAATACAAAAAATCTGTTGAGGCAAAGAGGGCTCTTAGGCAGATTAATTTGAATCCAGAAAGGCCAG ACACTGGTTTTCTCAGGACGTTGGATTCTAGTATTAAGCGCAATACTGCAGTTATTAAAAAGCTAAAACAGATTAATGAAGAGCAGCGAGAAGGTTTGATGGAAGAGTTGCGCGGTGTCAACTTAAGCAAGTTTGTAAGTGAAGCAGTGACTGCTATATGTGATGCAAAGCTTCGGTCCACAGACATACAAGCTGCAGTGCAG ATCTGTTCTCTGCTTCATCAGCGGTACAAGGACTTTTCACCAAGTCTTGTTCAAGGCCTTGTGAAAGTTTTCTTTCCTGGAAAAGCTACAGAGGATGTAGATGCGGACAAGAATGCGAGGGCTATGAAAAAGCGTAGCACTTTAAAACTTCTTTTGGAACTTTACTTTGTTGGAGTTGTTGACGATACTGGCATCTTTGTGAATATTGTTAAGGACCTCACCAATGTTGAACATCTGAAGGATCGTGATTCAACTCAGACTAATTTGTCACTCCTTGCTAGCTTTGCTCGGCAAGGAAGATACCTGCTTGGGCTTCCATTGTCTGGCCAAGATATTCTTGAAGAG TTTTTCAAGGCCCTTAATGTGACAACTGATCAGAAAAGGCTCTTTAGGAAGGCGTTCCAAACATATTATGACGCAGCCATAGAACTTCTTCAGTCAGAGCATGCT TCACTTCGGCAAATGGAGCATGAAAATGCAAAGACTTTATCTGCCAAAGGTGAACTGAATGAGGAGAATGCTTCTGCATATGAAAAGCAGCGGAAAGCTTATGACCAGCTGTATCGTGGCATctcagg ATTGGCAGAAGCACTTGACATGCAACCTCCGGTGATGCCTGAGGATGGTCATACAACCAGGGTAACATCAGGGGACGATGCATCATCCCCTGGTGCCAGTAAAGATTCTTCTGTCCTTGAAGCCCTGTGGGATGATGAAGATACAAGGGCTTTCTATGAGTGTCTACCAGATCTCAG AGCATTTGTTCCAGCTGTATTGCTTGGAGAAGCAGAACCAAAGTCGAGTGAACAGCCTCTGAAGGCGCAAGAGCATTCGATT GATTCAGCAAGTGAAGCAGATGAAGCTCAGACTTCTGCAGTAGAGACTGCAGAGGGTGCTGTAGATGCTGGAGCTGTGCAGGAGGACAGAAATGATAAAGGCAGGGATAAAGATGAGAaggataaagagaagaccaaggaTAAAGATGAAAAGGATAAAGAGACTGataaggaaaaagcaaaagaaaaggaAGCTGAAAGAAAAGGAGAAGGTGACAAGGAGAAAGCAAGAGGTGTCGAAGGAGCTAATCTAGATGGTCTGCTTCAGCGGCTACCCAGTTGTGTTAGCCGTGATTTGATTGACCAGTTGACA GTGGAGTTTTGCTATCTGAATTCCAAGTCCAATAGGAAAAAGCTTGTTAGAGCATTGTTCAATGTCCCCAGGACATCACTAGAGTTGTTGCCATACTACTCACGCATGGTGGCCACTCTGTCAACTTGCATGAAGGACGTGTCTTCCATGCTTTTACAGTTGTTGGAAGAGGAGTTCAGCTTTCTGATAAATAAAAAG GATCAAATGAATATAGAAACAAAAATAAGGAATATTCGTTTTATTGGAGAGCTCTGCAAATTTAGAATGGCACCACCTGGCCTTGTCTTCAGTTGTCTAAAG GCTTGTTTGGATGAATTCAGTCATCACAATATTGATGTTGCTTGCAATCTTCTCGAGACATGTGGGCGTTTTCTTTACCGATCTCCTGAAACTGCAATACGCATGGCAAACATGTTAGAGATATTAATGCGTCTGAAGAATGTTAAAAATTTGGACCCTCGCCACATTACCTTAGTGGAGAATGCATATTACTTATGCAAGCCACCGGAAAGATCTGCTCGAGTGTCTAAAGTTCGGCCTCCTTTGCATCAG TACATAAGAAAATTGCTCTTTTCGGATCTTGACAAGTCTTCAATAGAGCATGTGCTCAGACAGCTTCGTAAGCTTCCTTGGAGTGAATGCGAGGCATACCTCTTGAAGTGTTTCATGAAGGTTCACAGGGGAAAGTATGGTCAGATTCATTTGATTGCATCACTTACTGCTGGTTTAAGTTGCTATCATGATGATtttgctgttgctgttgttgaTGAG GTTCTGGAGGAGATCAGGGTGGGATTAGAGTTGAATGACTTCGGGATGCAGCAAAGACGTATTGCTCACATGCGTTTCCTAGGGGAATTATATAACTATAAACTTGTTGATTCCTCTGTTATATTTGACACGCTCTATTTGATTCTCGTTTTTGGCCATGAAACATCTGAG CAAGATGTGCTGGATCCTCCCGAGGATTGTTTCCGTATCAGGATGGTTATTACACTACTTGAAACCTGTGGGCACTACTTTGATCGAGGTTCATCAAAGCGAAAACTTGATCGCTTCCTAATACATTTCCAGAGGTACATATTGAACAAAGGTGTACTCCCCCTGGATATAGAGTTTGATTTGCAG GACTTATTTGCCGAATTACGTCCTAACATGACGAGATATGCATCAATTGAAGAAGTCAATGCTGCTTTAGTTGACCTTGAGGAGCATGAGCGCATAGTTAATGTGGAAAAAGCTAACAATGAGAAGCACTCTGACAGCGAGAAAATTCCCAGCAGGACAACCTCTGGAATGTCTGTAAATGGGAAAAGCCTTGCGAATGGCATTGAAGAAAATGGATTGCATGAAGAGATCATGGAGACTGAAAGTGATTCCGAGAATGGCACCATTGAGCATGTGGGTCACGATGATGATGAAGAGACAGATGATGGGAATCGGGATGAGAGGGGTGACACTGAGGATGAATCTGATGATGGTGATGGACCTGGTTCTGATGAGGATGAAGTACATGTCAGGTCAAAGGTTGCAGGGGCTGATCCTCTGGAGGAGGCAGAATTTGAGAGAGAGCTTCGGGCTCTGATGCAG GAAAGTTTGGATTCAAGAAAATTGGAATTACGGGGAAGGCCTACACTAAACATGATGATACCAATGAATATCTTTGAGGGGCCATCCAAGGACCATCGCGGGGTTGAAGGAGAGAGTGGTGATGAAACGTTGGATGAAGGGGCTGGAGGAAGTAAGGAGGTTCCAGTGAAGGTTCTTGTGAAGCGAGGTAGTAAGCAGCAGACAAAGAAAATGCTCATTCCTCGTGATTGCTCACTCATTCAGAGCACAAAACAGAAAGAAGCAGCTGAGCTTGAAGAAAAGCAAGACATCAAGAGGCTGGTTCTGGAGTACAATGATAGAGAGGAAGAAGAGCTTAATGGGTTAGGGAATCAGCCACCAAGCTGGACACAAAACAGTGGGAGCAGAGTTGCTCATAGGGGCAACGCATGGGATGCACCTGGCAGGGGCAGTGGGTCACGTCATCGCTATCTGTATCATTCAGGTGGCGGGCTTTATTATGGCAGAAGAAGATGA